In Dolichospermum flos-aquae CCAP 1403/13F, the following proteins share a genomic window:
- a CDS encoding homospermidine biosynthesis protein, with protein MSQKPGKKIAPIPMSNNVSVVDLIDTYFTAYNSARLREACQLLTKEVFQEGVTVGVSLSGAMTPAGFGVSALAPLIRNGFIDWMISTGANLYHDMHYGLGFELFAGSPFLDDVKLREEGTIRIYDIVFGYDVLLETDAFIRKVLQAEPFQKRMGTAEFHHLLGKCVWEIEKQLGVKNSCLLATAYECGVPIYTSSPGDSSIGMNVAALALEGSKLVIDPSIDVNETAAIVYGARENDGTSAAVIIGGGSPKNFLLQTQPQLHEVLGLEERGHDFFIQFTDARPDTGGLSGATPAEAVSWGKIDPDELPSAIVCYTDSTIALPLVTAYTLNQCPPRPLKRLYDGREALLDTLQKDYLAAKDQPVSEGSQEKTATYPCGTPVKG; from the coding sequence ATGTCACAAAAGCCAGGTAAAAAAATTGCACCTATCCCCATGTCTAACAATGTTAGCGTGGTTGACTTGATTGATACCTATTTTACCGCTTACAATTCAGCCCGGTTGCGGGAAGCCTGTCAACTGCTGACAAAGGAAGTGTTTCAAGAGGGTGTAACTGTGGGCGTTAGCCTTTCCGGCGCAATGACACCAGCAGGTTTTGGCGTTTCCGCCCTCGCGCCCCTAATTCGTAATGGTTTTATTGACTGGATGATTAGCACTGGTGCGAATCTTTACCATGATATGCACTATGGTTTAGGGTTTGAACTATTTGCCGGTAGTCCTTTTTTAGATGATGTCAAATTGCGGGAAGAGGGGACAATCAGAATTTATGACATTGTTTTTGGTTATGATGTACTGCTAGAAACGGACGCTTTTATTCGCAAAGTTCTCCAAGCTGAACCTTTCCAAAAACGCATGGGAACGGCTGAATTTCATCATTTGCTGGGTAAGTGCGTGTGGGAAATCGAAAAGCAATTGGGTGTCAAAAATTCCTGCTTATTGGCGACAGCCTATGAATGTGGCGTACCTATTTATACTTCTTCTCCTGGAGATAGTTCCATCGGGATGAATGTGGCTGCTTTGGCTTTAGAAGGTTCAAAGCTGGTAATAGATCCTTCTATTGATGTCAACGAAACCGCAGCGATTGTCTATGGGGCGCGAGAAAACGACGGTACAAGTGCGGCGGTAATTATTGGTGGTGGTAGTCCTAAAAACTTTTTATTACAAACACAACCGCAACTTCACGAGGTTTTAGGATTGGAAGAACGGGGACATGATTTCTTTATTCAGTTTACTGATGCCCGTCCTGATACCGGTGGTTTGTCTGGGGCGACTCCTGCTGAAGCTGTGAGTTGGGGTAAAATTGACCCCGATGAGTTACCTAGCGCTATTGTTTGTTATACCGATAGTACAATTGCTTTGCCTTTGGTAACAGCATACACTCTCAATCAATGTCCACCACGCCCCCTGAAGCGGCTGTATGATGGACGTGAAGCTTTATTAGATACTTTGCAAAAAGATTATTTAGCAGCTAAAGATCAGCCTGTGAGTGAGGGTAGTCAGGAAAAAACAGCTACTTATCCTTGCGGTACACCTGTGAAAGGTTAG
- a CDS encoding DUF29 domain-containing protein codes for MTSQLYETDFYAWTLEQAKLLKQGQLNQLDILNLIEEIESLGKREKQELRNRLGILIGHLLKWEYQSNKRSNSWKATIREQRRRIKELLEENPSLKSYLSEAMISAYQDGIDLAIQETNLPDTTFPSENPYSISQILDPDYLVNQEEK; via the coding sequence ATGACCTCACAACTGTATGAAACAGATTTTTATGCTTGGACTTTAGAACAGGCAAAACTATTAAAGCAAGGACAACTAAATCAACTTGATATTTTAAATTTAATAGAGGAAATTGAATCTTTGGGTAAGCGAGAAAAGCAAGAATTAAGAAACCGACTAGGGATTTTAATTGGACATTTACTAAAGTGGGAGTATCAAAGTAATAAACGTAGTAATAGTTGGAAAGCTACAATTAGAGAACAACGTCGTCGTATTAAAGAACTTCTTGAAGAAAACCCCAGTCTAAAATCCTATCTATCAGAAGCAATGATTTCTGCTTATCAAGATGGTATAGATTTAGCCATTCAGGAAACTAATTTACCTGATACAACTTTTCCTAGTGAAAATCCCTATAGTATTTCTCAAATTCTTGATCCTGATTATTTAGTGAATCAAGAGGAAAAATAA
- a CDS encoding CPBP family intramembrane glutamic endopeptidase, translated as MTINKEKAINVILLGFTIQFAPLIILSIFLAIFEEYLKSLSPILNPLIFLLILGFFLVGYGFFVKGCGLYIKSKGYVSNWGWLGLLGIFGLSILLLIPANKNVASLEDESLPYDPFKKINIPELLLTLFISLPVLCILIVGIFSLLNNLSLSTLLKNTGIGSVIGIIIYVGWLFILLTQFPTTEFIFNKIIGYKNKYNWKIISITVLMCAFSTGFVFLSLYVLSFILPHYVEYYINNNNITNIWELIFTGFSVMLLAPVTEEFLFRGIILQKWAIKWGVKAGILTSSFLFAVIHFRFDIINLSLMGIILSILYLKTRNLLAPIFCHFFYNTFWMIFTTINYFSKSEIERIAFISLQEYQNSVQPLLGQLVFLISISAPFLIYFVYKNFPKNDAIIPYYANEAKTNEIN; from the coding sequence ATGACAATTAACAAAGAAAAAGCTATCAATGTAATTTTGCTAGGATTTACTATACAATTTGCTCCATTGATTATACTTTCAATATTTTTGGCAATATTTGAGGAATATTTAAAGAGTTTAAGTCCGATTTTGAATCCATTAATATTTTTGTTAATTTTAGGATTTTTTTTAGTAGGATATGGATTTTTTGTTAAAGGTTGTGGGCTTTATATTAAAAGTAAAGGGTATGTGTCTAATTGGGGATGGTTAGGTTTATTAGGTATATTTGGCTTATCAATTTTATTACTTATTCCTGCCAATAAAAATGTCGCCTCTTTAGAGGATGAAAGTTTGCCATATGACCCATTTAAAAAAATTAATATTCCAGAGTTGTTATTAACTTTGTTTATTTCACTACCAGTTTTATGTATTTTGATAGTAGGGATTTTTAGCTTATTGAATAATTTAAGCCTTTCTACTTTGCTTAAAAATACTGGTATTGGTTCAGTAATAGGTATAATTATTTATGTTGGTTGGTTATTTATTTTATTGACACAATTCCCAACAACGGAGTTTATTTTTAATAAAATTATTGGTTACAAAAATAAATATAATTGGAAAATAATTTCAATTACTGTTCTTATGTGCGCTTTTTCCACAGGATTTGTTTTTTTAAGTTTATATGTATTATCCTTCATTTTACCACATTATGTAGAATATTATATTAATAATAATAATATTACGAATATTTGGGAACTTATATTCACAGGCTTTTCAGTTATGCTTTTAGCGCCTGTAACTGAAGAATTTCTGTTCCGGGGAATAATATTACAAAAATGGGCCATTAAATGGGGGGTAAAAGCAGGAATTTTAACTTCTTCTTTTCTATTTGCAGTTATTCATTTTCGATTTGATATTATTAACTTATCTTTGATGGGTATTATTCTGTCAATTTTGTATTTGAAAACAAGAAACTTACTAGCTCCAATATTTTGCCACTTTTTTTATAATACCTTCTGGATGATATTCACAACTATAAATTATTTTAGTAAATCAGAAATCGAAAGAATTGCATTTATTTCACTACAAGAGTATCAAAATTCGGTTCAACCATTATTAGGTCAACTAGTTTTTCTGATATCTATATCTGCTCCCTTCCTGATTTATTTTGTATATAAGAACTTTCCTAAGAATGATGCAATTATTCCTTATTATGCTAATGAAGCTAAAACCAATGAAATAAATTAA
- the hpnH gene encoding adenosyl-hopene transferase HpnH, giving the protein MAINLQQAIDIGKYLVTQRLLGRKRFPLVLMLEPLFRCNLACTGCGKIQHPVEILKQNLTPEQCFTAAEECGAPVVSIPGGEPLLHPQIGEIVEGLIKRKKYIYLCTNGLLLEKSLDKFKPSPYLTFSVHLDGMREWHDKCVDRKGVFDTAIQAIRAAKAKGFRVATNTTIFEGCDIQEMQGFFDFLETLGTDGMMISPGYSYEWAPDQDHFLQKEQTRALFREILSPYTSGKKNWNFNHNPLFLDFLIGEKDYECTPWGSPSYSVLGWQKPCYLLNEGYYATFQELLDKTDWSQYGSASGNPKCTDCMVHCGYEPTAAMDAMQPKNIARSLTTVFGK; this is encoded by the coding sequence ATGGCAATTAATTTACAACAAGCAATAGATATTGGTAAGTATTTAGTTACACAACGGTTATTAGGACGGAAACGCTTTCCCCTGGTCTTGATGTTAGAACCGCTGTTTCGGTGTAATTTAGCTTGTACTGGTTGCGGTAAAATCCAGCATCCTGTAGAAATACTCAAGCAAAATCTTACCCCAGAACAGTGTTTTACGGCAGCGGAAGAATGTGGCGCACCAGTGGTTTCTATTCCCGGTGGAGAACCTTTACTACATCCCCAAATAGGTGAAATTGTTGAGGGTTTAATTAAACGCAAGAAATATATTTACTTGTGTACTAATGGTTTATTACTAGAAAAGAGTCTTGATAAGTTTAAGCCTTCTCCTTATCTAACTTTTAGTGTCCATTTAGATGGAATGCGGGAATGGCATGATAAATGTGTAGACAGAAAAGGCGTTTTTGATACTGCTATCCAAGCGATTCGCGCGGCTAAAGCTAAGGGTTTTCGTGTCGCTACCAACACAACCATTTTTGAAGGTTGCGATATCCAAGAAATGCAGGGATTCTTCGATTTTCTGGAAACATTGGGTACTGACGGGATGATGATTTCTCCTGGTTACAGTTACGAATGGGCTCCAGATCAAGATCATTTTCTGCAAAAAGAACAAACCCGCGCATTATTTAGAGAAATTCTCTCACCTTACACATCTGGAAAGAAGAATTGGAACTTCAATCACAACCCTCTATTCTTAGATTTTCTCATTGGTGAGAAGGATTATGAATGTACTCCTTGGGGTAGCCCTAGTTACAGTGTTCTCGGTTGGCAAAAACCTTGTTATTTGTTGAATGAAGGTTACTATGCAACCTTTCAGGAGTTGTTGGATAAGACTGATTGGAGTCAATATGGCAGTGCTAGTGGTAATCCTAAATGTACTGATTGTATGGTGCATTGTGGTTATGAACCGACAGCAGCAATGGACGCAATGCAGCCGAAAAATATTGCCCGTTCTCTAACTACTGTGTTTGGGAAGTAA